The window CGCTGGCCGAAATCGGACAATTTATAAACTCGATTTTCGTCCTGCATAATGACTTCAGATTCCTTAAGTACCTTCAGGTGAAAATTCACCTTGGTGTGGTCCTCGATGCCGAGGCCGCGAGTGATCTCCATAAAGCGCAGACTTCCCTCTCCTTTGAGCATCTCGATGATCTGCCTGCGGGTGGCGTTGGAAAGGCTGTTAAAAGTACCGTCCATGTCTAGGACTGTCCGACAGCTGTCGAGCCTGGATTCCTCGACGTTTTTTCGCACCGCGGTTAAAAGTTCCTCTATTTTAAACGGCTTGGTGATGTAATCGTCCGCTCCAAGCCTCATGGCCTCTACAGCGTTACTTACAGTGGAAAAGGCGGAGATCATGATGATCCTCGTTTTTGGAGATCTCTTCTTCAAGAGGGGCACGGCCGTCATACCCCCCATCCCGGGCATGATGAGGTCCAGCAGCACCAGATCGAAACCTGGATCGTTCAGAAGATCCAGAGCCTTTTCAGCATCTCCCACCGTGGAAACATCGAATCCCTCGCCTGACAGGACCTCTGTCACCGTTTCCCTCAGTTCGATATCGTCATCGACCACCAGGATCCTTGTCATCAGTCACCTTCCCTTGTCGGAAAAATCAATGAAACCACCGTGCCCTTTCCAGGCTCGCTCTCGATCGAAAGCTCACCATTGTGCAGTTCCATAATAGCGTAACAGATGGAAAGTCCGAGCCCAGTACCCTGACCGACCTCTTTTGTTGTAAAGAACGGTTCCACAATATGCGGCAGGTCTTTTTGGGTGATGCCGATGCCCGTATCAGCGATCTCGATAAGGACCGAATTCTTTTCCCTTCTGCCCGTGACCGAGATCCTGCCCCCCGGATCGGTGGCATCCATGGCGTTAATGAGGATGTTGAGCAGGGCCTCCTCCACCTTCCAGAGCATGGTAGATATTGTCCCGACACCATCGATATCAACAAAGAAGTTGTAATCTTTCTTTCTGGGCCCCAGGAGGTTCAAGGCTCCCTCAACCACTTCCTGCACCCTTGTCTCTACGAATTCCGAGTCCCGCGCACTGGACACCTGAAGGAGCTCCCGTGCGATCCTCGACGCCCTTTCAAGGTCCCTTTCCATCGTTCCTATCCTGTTAATATGAAGTT of the bacterium genome contains:
- a CDS encoding response regulator, translated to MTRILVVDDDIELRETVTEVLSGEGFDVSTVGDAEKALDLLNDPGFDLVLLDLIMPGMGGMTAVPLLKKRSPKTRIIMISAFSTVSNAVEAMRLGADDYITKPFKIEELLTAVRKNVEESRLDSCRTVLDMDGTFNSLSNATRRQIIEMLKGEGSLRFMEITRGLGIEDHTKVNFHLKVLKESEVIMQDENRVYKLSDFGQRVAECVAHFVNTLKS